The Synergistaceae bacterium DNA window CAAATAAGAATTTGAAGCCAGAGAATCAGGCAGGCTATCTGTACCGATGCCATATATGAGGAGGCCTTTTTAGCATATCTGGTTGCTATTCCTCGCCACCGCTTCAATTTCAAAAATGTATTCTC harbors:
- a CDS encoding transposase, translated to ENTFLKLKRWRGIATRYAKKASSYMASVQIACLILWLQILI